From Salarias fasciatus chromosome 5, fSalaFa1.1, whole genome shotgun sequence, a single genomic window includes:
- the prxl2b gene encoding prostamide/prostaglandin F synthase: MSKVDLAKVGKNSLKSAESGQTVELQSLWQDQPVVLFFLRRFGCQVCRWTASEISKLEPDLKASGVALVGVGPEELGLQEFRDGGFFKGSIYVDEQKKCYKDLGFKRYTALSVVPAALGKKVRDVAAKASAEGIQGNFSGDLLQSGGMLIVAKGGEKVLLHFVQDSPGDYIPLEDISKALGISATAKAGERPVCNDDVCTR; encoded by the exons ATGTCAAAAGTCGACCTCGCTAAAGTTGGGAAGAACTCGCTGAAGAGCGCTGAGAGTGGACAG aCGGTTGAGCTGCAGTCTCTGTGGCAGGACCAGCCGGTGGTGCTGTTCTTCCTGCGCAGGTTCGGCTGTCAGGTGTGCCGATGGACGGCGTCAGAGATCAGCAAACTGGAGCCCGACCTGAAGGCCAGCGGCGTGGCGCTGGTGGGCGTCGGACCGGAGGAGCTGGGCCTGCAGGAGTTCAGGGACGGAGGGTTTTTTAAAGGAT CTATTTATGTGGATGAACAGAAGAAATGTTACAAGGATCTGGGTTTCAAACG GTACACGGCTCTGAGCGTGGTTCCTGCTGCTTTGGGGAAGAAAGTCCGAGACGTTGCAGCAAAG GCCAGCGCTGAAGGAATCCAGGGGAACTTCTCAGGAGATCTGCTCCAGAGTGGAGGCATGCTCATCGTGGCCAAAG GTGGAGAGAAGGTCTTACTGCACTTCGTCCAGGACTCCCCAGGAGATTACATCCCTCTGGAGGACATTTCCAAAGCTCTGGGGATCTCAGCCACGGCGAAAGCAGGAGAAAGACCAGTG TGCAACGACGACGTTTGTACGCGATGA
- the slc45a1 gene encoding proton-associated sugar transporter A isoform X1 — translation MSSPGMGTPSDPLLASPGGRLPTAQEGIWRSSLPKTASFPTSTTRHLSHRANNFQRQPKRRKLIRPSPPPPPNTPCPLDQLDLSELPPRRTFQELLFNGCILFGIEFSYAMETAYVTPVLLQMGLPDQFYSLVWFISPILGFLVQPLIGAWSDRCTSRFGRRRPFIFALAIGALIGLTLVLNGRDIGGVLADTASNHKWGIVLTVCGVVLMDFSADSADNPSHAYMMDVCSPEDQDRGLNIHALLAGLGGGFGYIVGGINWDQTQFGKSMGGQLRVIYLFTSVTLVIATAMTLMSIPERPLPQSQQSKNSSKNHLKSPSLPLPPSPPVPPGLTLGLDEEDEDGLYSYNFSKSHAGNSDPLAHSCSANARLCAGLTSPISPLSPLTPKYGSFISRDSSLTGINEFASSLGTSYIDSVLIDCYTGQQTPQGLAPGSNAMPLPPGDSPPPEERTQESGSQAAGGTQADEAQEAAGDAQPHGASQGTAGAQAGAQAGAGPHRGSAAGILKRPQSLALMEEPMATQIVGLENGRRRTVTFSQQVANILLNGVRYESDLSENVETGESQMSMKLLCIAIYRMPPSLRSLCTNHFLGWLSFEGMLLFYTDFMGEVVFEGDPKAPHDSEAYERYNAGVSMGCWGMCIYAFSAAFYSAILEKLEERFSLRTLYFFAYLAFGLGTGLATLSTNLYVVLSLCVTYGVLFSSLCTLPYSLLCEYYQSPQFCGSSEEGTRRGMGVDISLLSCQYFLAQILVSVAMGPLTSLVGGAQGVMYFASLMSFVGCVYSSLCVVYQLPPAEGEPPDSETQPLLVHI, via the exons ATGTCATCTCCAGGCATGGGCACCCCAAGTGACCCCCTCCTGGCCAGTCCGGGAGGGCGGTTACCCACAGCTCAGGAAGGGATCTGGAGGAGCTCACTCCCCAAAACTGCCAGCTTCCCCACGTCCACCACACGCCACCTCAGTCACCGGGCCAACAACTTCCAAAGACAGCCAAAGCGCAGGAAGCTGATACGGCCTTCCCCACCTCCGCCTCCCAACACACCCTGTcccctggaccagctggacctcAGTGAGCTTCCCCCGAGACGCACCTTCCAAGAGCTGCTCTTCAACGGCTGCATCCTGTTTGGTATTGAGTTCAGCTATGCCATGGAGACGGCTTACGTGACTCCCGTGCTCTtacagatgggcctgcctgatcAATTCTACAGCTTAGTGTGGTTCATTAGCCCCATTCTGG GATTCCTCGTTCAGCCTCTCATTGGAGCTTGGAGTGATCGTTGCACATCCCGGTTTGGGCGAAGGAGaccttttatttttgctttggCCATAG GGGCACTGATTGGTCTGACCCTCGTGCTGAATGGACGAGATATTGGAGGAGTCCTGGCTGACACAGCATCAAATCACAAATGGGGAATTGTCCTGACTGTGTGTGGCGTGGTTCTGATGGACTTCAGCGCTGATTCAGCTGACAACCCGAGCCATGCCTACATGATGGATGTGTGCAGCCCAGAAGATCAAGACCGGGGGCTGAACATCCACGCATTGCTGGCAG GGCTGGGTGGCGGGTTTGGATACATTGTCGGTGGCATCAACTGGGACCAGACACAGTTTGGAAAGTCAATGGGAGGTCAGCTGCGGGTCATATACCTGTTTACAAGTGTCACTTTGGTGATCGCCACAGCCATGACTCTGATGAGCATCCCTGAACGACCCCTGCCACAAAGCCAGCAGAGCAAGAACTCCAGCAAAAACCACCTGAAAAGCCCCagcctccctcttcctccctctcctcccgtCCCCCCTGGACTGACCCTGGGTCTGGATGAGGAAGACGAAGACGGTCTTTACAGCTACAACTTCTCCAAGTCTCACGCTGGTAATTCAGACCCTCTCGCCCATTCTTGCAGCGCCAATGCGCGTCTCTGCGCTGGTCTCACAAGTCCCATATCGCCCCTGAGCCCCCTCACTCCAAAGTATGGCAGCTTCATAAGTCGAGACAGCTCGCTCACCGGCATCAACGAGTTCGCCTCCTCATTAGGAACCTCCTATATAGACAGTGTGCTCATCGACTGCTACACTGGTCAGCAGACGCCACAGGGACTGGCCCCGGGCTCCAATGCCATGCCCCTGCCTCCAGGGGACTCGCCTCCTCCTGAGGAGCGCACACAGGAGTCAGGGAGCCAGGCTGCGGGAGGGACCCAGGCCGACGAGGCTCAGGAAGCAGCGGGAGATGCACAGCCGCACGGCGCGTCTCAGGGCACGGCTGGGGCTCAGGCTGGGGCTCAGGCTGGGGCGGGGCCTCATCGGGGCTCCGCTGCAGGCATCCTGAAGAGACCGCAGAGTCTTGCACTGATGGAGGAGCCGATGGCAACCCAGATTGTCGGGCTGGAGAATGGACGCAGGAGAACGGTGACTTTTAGCCAGCAG GTTGCAAATATTTTGCTGAATGGGGTGCGCTATGAGAGTGACCTGAGTGAGAATGTGGAAACAGGAGAATCCCAAATGTCGATGAAGCTGCTGTGTATAGCCATCTACAGAATGCCGCCCTCTCTCCGGAGTTTATGCACTAATCATTTTTTGG GTTGGCTGTCCTTTGAAGGCATGCTGCTCTTCTACACTGACTTCATGGGGGAAGTCGTGTTCGAAGGAGACCCCAAAGCCCCCCACGACTCCGAGGCTTACGAGCGGTATAACGCTGGCGTCAGCATGGGCTGCTGGGGGATGTGCATCTATGCATTCAGTGCTGCTTTCTACTCAG CCATATTGGAGAAACTGGAGGAGCGTTTCTCCCTTCGCACTCTGTATTTTTTCGCTTACCTGGCGTTCGGTTTGGGCACAGGCTTGGCGACGCTGTCCACCAACCTCTACGTGGTTCTCTCACTCTGCGTCACCTACGGGGTGCTCTTCTCCTCTTTATGTACGCTGCCTTACTCTCTGCTGTGTGAATACTACCAGAGCCCTCAG ttttgcgGCTCCTCAGAAGAAGGGACCAGGCGAGGCATGGGGGTGGACATCTCTCTGCTCAgctgccagtacttcctggcGCAGATCCTGGTCTCTGTGGCGATGGGACCCCTGACCTCTCTAGTGGGCGGGGCCCAGGGAGTGATGTACTTTGCAAGCCTGATGTCATTCGTGGGCTGCGTGTACTCCTCCCTCTGCGTGGTGTACCAGCTGCCCCCCGCTGAGGGTGAGCCCCCCGATAGCGAGACCCAGCCACTATTGGTgcacatttag
- the slc45a1 gene encoding proton-associated sugar transporter A isoform X2, producing the protein MSSPGMGTPSDPLLASPGGRLPTAQEGIWRSSLPKTASFPTSTTRHLSHRANNFQRQPKRRKLIRPSPPPPPNTPCPLDQLDLSELPPRRTFQELLFNGCILFGIEFSYAMETAYVTPVLLQMGLPDQFYSLVWFISPILGFLVQPLIGAWSDRCTSRFGRRRPFIFALAIGALIGLTLVLNGRDIGGVLADTASNHKWGIVLTVCGVVLMDFSADSADNPSHAYMMDVCSPEDQDRGLNIHALLAGLGGGFGYIVGGINWDQTQFGKSMGGQLRVIYLFTSVTLVIATAMTLMSIPERPLPQSQQSKNSSKNHLKSPSLPLPPSPPVPPGLTLGLDEEDEDGLYSYNFSKSHAGNSDPLAHSCSANARLCAGLTSPISPLSPLTPKYGSFISRDSSLTGINEFASSLGTSYIDSVLIDCYTGQQTPQGLAPGSNAMPLPPGDSPPPEERTQESGSQAAGGTQADEAQEAAGDAQPHGASQGTAGAQAGAQAGAGPHRGSAAGILKRPQSLALMEEPMATQIVGLENGRRRTVTFSQQVANILLNGVRYESDLSENVETGESQMSMKLLCIAIYRMPPSLRSLCTNHFLGWLSFEGMLLFYTDFMGEVVFEGDPKAPHDSEAYERYNAGVSMGCWGMCIYAFSAAFYSAILEKLEERFSLRTLYFFAYLAFGLGTGLATLSTNLYVVLSLCVTYGVLFSSLCTLPYSLLCEYYQSPQFCGSSEEGTRRGMGVDISLLSCQYFLAQILVSVAMGPLTSLVGGAQGVMYFASLMSFVGCVYSSLCVVYQLPPAEGRGEVETGV; encoded by the exons ATGTCATCTCCAGGCATGGGCACCCCAAGTGACCCCCTCCTGGCCAGTCCGGGAGGGCGGTTACCCACAGCTCAGGAAGGGATCTGGAGGAGCTCACTCCCCAAAACTGCCAGCTTCCCCACGTCCACCACACGCCACCTCAGTCACCGGGCCAACAACTTCCAAAGACAGCCAAAGCGCAGGAAGCTGATACGGCCTTCCCCACCTCCGCCTCCCAACACACCCTGTcccctggaccagctggacctcAGTGAGCTTCCCCCGAGACGCACCTTCCAAGAGCTGCTCTTCAACGGCTGCATCCTGTTTGGTATTGAGTTCAGCTATGCCATGGAGACGGCTTACGTGACTCCCGTGCTCTtacagatgggcctgcctgatcAATTCTACAGCTTAGTGTGGTTCATTAGCCCCATTCTGG GATTCCTCGTTCAGCCTCTCATTGGAGCTTGGAGTGATCGTTGCACATCCCGGTTTGGGCGAAGGAGaccttttatttttgctttggCCATAG GGGCACTGATTGGTCTGACCCTCGTGCTGAATGGACGAGATATTGGAGGAGTCCTGGCTGACACAGCATCAAATCACAAATGGGGAATTGTCCTGACTGTGTGTGGCGTGGTTCTGATGGACTTCAGCGCTGATTCAGCTGACAACCCGAGCCATGCCTACATGATGGATGTGTGCAGCCCAGAAGATCAAGACCGGGGGCTGAACATCCACGCATTGCTGGCAG GGCTGGGTGGCGGGTTTGGATACATTGTCGGTGGCATCAACTGGGACCAGACACAGTTTGGAAAGTCAATGGGAGGTCAGCTGCGGGTCATATACCTGTTTACAAGTGTCACTTTGGTGATCGCCACAGCCATGACTCTGATGAGCATCCCTGAACGACCCCTGCCACAAAGCCAGCAGAGCAAGAACTCCAGCAAAAACCACCTGAAAAGCCCCagcctccctcttcctccctctcctcccgtCCCCCCTGGACTGACCCTGGGTCTGGATGAGGAAGACGAAGACGGTCTTTACAGCTACAACTTCTCCAAGTCTCACGCTGGTAATTCAGACCCTCTCGCCCATTCTTGCAGCGCCAATGCGCGTCTCTGCGCTGGTCTCACAAGTCCCATATCGCCCCTGAGCCCCCTCACTCCAAAGTATGGCAGCTTCATAAGTCGAGACAGCTCGCTCACCGGCATCAACGAGTTCGCCTCCTCATTAGGAACCTCCTATATAGACAGTGTGCTCATCGACTGCTACACTGGTCAGCAGACGCCACAGGGACTGGCCCCGGGCTCCAATGCCATGCCCCTGCCTCCAGGGGACTCGCCTCCTCCTGAGGAGCGCACACAGGAGTCAGGGAGCCAGGCTGCGGGAGGGACCCAGGCCGACGAGGCTCAGGAAGCAGCGGGAGATGCACAGCCGCACGGCGCGTCTCAGGGCACGGCTGGGGCTCAGGCTGGGGCTCAGGCTGGGGCGGGGCCTCATCGGGGCTCCGCTGCAGGCATCCTGAAGAGACCGCAGAGTCTTGCACTGATGGAGGAGCCGATGGCAACCCAGATTGTCGGGCTGGAGAATGGACGCAGGAGAACGGTGACTTTTAGCCAGCAG GTTGCAAATATTTTGCTGAATGGGGTGCGCTATGAGAGTGACCTGAGTGAGAATGTGGAAACAGGAGAATCCCAAATGTCGATGAAGCTGCTGTGTATAGCCATCTACAGAATGCCGCCCTCTCTCCGGAGTTTATGCACTAATCATTTTTTGG GTTGGCTGTCCTTTGAAGGCATGCTGCTCTTCTACACTGACTTCATGGGGGAAGTCGTGTTCGAAGGAGACCCCAAAGCCCCCCACGACTCCGAGGCTTACGAGCGGTATAACGCTGGCGTCAGCATGGGCTGCTGGGGGATGTGCATCTATGCATTCAGTGCTGCTTTCTACTCAG CCATATTGGAGAAACTGGAGGAGCGTTTCTCCCTTCGCACTCTGTATTTTTTCGCTTACCTGGCGTTCGGTTTGGGCACAGGCTTGGCGACGCTGTCCACCAACCTCTACGTGGTTCTCTCACTCTGCGTCACCTACGGGGTGCTCTTCTCCTCTTTATGTACGCTGCCTTACTCTCTGCTGTGTGAATACTACCAGAGCCCTCAG ttttgcgGCTCCTCAGAAGAAGGGACCAGGCGAGGCATGGGGGTGGACATCTCTCTGCTCAgctgccagtacttcctggcGCAGATCCTGGTCTCTGTGGCGATGGGACCCCTGACCTCTCTAGTGGGCGGGGCCCAGGGAGTGATGTACTTTGCAAGCCTGATGTCATTCGTGGGCTGCGTGTACTCCTCCCTCTGCGTGGTGTACCAGCTGCCCCCCGCTGAGG GAAGAGGAGAAGTTGAGACTGGGGTGTGA
- the LOC115388351 gene encoding parathymosin translates to MADTLVDTTAAAEVTAKELKEKKEVAEEKKEEEEKKTDSEDAPANGTNGANHSDKVEEATKEEQKNGDGKAEEEAPPAEETDAQPVKRAAEEEVEEEEKGETKKQKTEENGDSKEAEVEA, encoded by the exons ATGGCCGACACACTTGTTGACACAACCGCAGCCGCAGAGGTTACAGCCAAG gagctgaaagaaaagaaagaagtggcggaggagaagaaggaggaggaggagaagaagaccGACAGCGAGGACGCACCTGCCAATGGCACA aatGGTGCCAATCACAGCGACAAAGTGGAGGAGGCCACAAAGGAGGAGCAAAAGAATGGAGATG gcaaagcagaggaggaggcgccccctgctgaggaGACTGATGCACAGCCTGTGAAGcgtgctgctgaggaggaggtggaggaggag GAAAAGGGGGAgacaaaaaagcagaaaacgGAGGAGAATGGAGATTCAAAAGAGGCCGAGGTGGAAGCTTAA